The Candidatus Effluviviaceae Genus V sp. genome includes a window with the following:
- a CDS encoding DUF1858 domain-containing protein has protein sequence MPIGDVVRKHPETVPVFMKHGLHCIGCAVAAFESIAEGAAAHGIDVDALMTDLNQATTGDEAGA, from the coding sequence ATGCCGATCGGCGATGTCGTCAGGAAGCACCCCGAGACGGTGCCCGTCTTCATGAAGCACGGACTCCACTGCATCGGGTGCGCGGTCGCAGCGTTCGAGTCGATCGCCGAGGGCGCTGCCGCGCACGGGATCGACGTCGACGCGCTCATGACCGACCTGAACCAGGCGACGACCGGCGATGAGGCAGGTGCGTGA